From one Fulvitalea axinellae genomic stretch:
- a CDS encoding AraC family transcriptional regulator — MKPDNNIPTYSLNAFGGSLGDAKPFSVEEFNANRHFEVQYPHRHDFFEVLFLTQGSGIHIIDDHRYDITPPCLFFLSPGQAHRLELSKDIGGYIFLFSADFYLLDKSDKNRLLELPFFFNAQQRNPPLVLQNETDKEFLSNLFARGVENMSAGHDDYGIIGSILDLVLNTCHQLYPAELSKGKKSKGQILVKKFRMLIEENYRKNPTVQQYADWLNITPNHLTQTVKSVTGKTSLDLIKEKSILEIKRLLIHTDLSVTEIADMNNFSDQSYLTKVFKRHAGMTPSEYRDRH; from the coding sequence ATGAAACCCGACAACAACATTCCTACCTACAGTCTAAACGCTTTCGGCGGTTCATTGGGCGACGCCAAACCTTTTAGTGTAGAGGAGTTTAACGCCAACCGGCACTTCGAGGTACAGTATCCTCATCGCCATGATTTTTTCGAAGTCCTTTTCCTTACCCAAGGCTCCGGCATACATATAATAGACGATCACCGATACGACATCACGCCTCCCTGTCTGTTTTTCCTTAGTCCGGGCCAAGCGCACAGGCTTGAGCTTTCGAAAGACATCGGAGGATATATTTTCCTCTTTTCCGCCGATTTCTATTTGCTTGACAAAAGCGACAAGAACCGCTTGCTGGAATTGCCCTTTTTCTTCAACGCCCAACAACGCAATCCTCCGTTGGTCCTTCAAAACGAAACAGACAAAGAATTTCTTTCCAACCTCTTTGCCCGAGGTGTGGAAAATATGTCGGCCGGACATGATGATTATGGTATAATCGGTTCTATTCTGGACCTCGTACTTAACACCTGTCATCAACTTTATCCTGCGGAACTGAGTAAGGGTAAAAAAAGCAAAGGGCAGATCCTTGTGAAGAAATTCAGAATGCTGATAGAGGAAAATTACCGAAAGAATCCGACTGTCCAACAATACGCCGATTGGCTTAATATTACACCCAACCACCTTACGCAAACCGTAAAATCTGTCACGGGCAAGACTTCTTTGGACCTTATAAAAGAAAAAAGTATACTGGAAATCAAAAGGTTACTTATACACACAGACCTCTCGGTAACCGAAATCGCCGACATGAACAATTTCAGCGACCAATCTTATCTTACCAAAGTGTTTAAGCGACACGCCGGCATGACTCCATCCGAATATCGGGACCGCCATTGA
- a CDS encoding T9SS type A sorting domain-containing protein: protein MRFHKQIIIFTLSCFVSLGAVAQNPDNEGIQNIQSNNPFYPIPSNGSGVNIWFWTSGDGNWNDSNMWRKGSISSSGYFTKNSSNTKGAPGENDIAIFYNCGSWPEVNVSTQVKCRRIVLSSGSWYPTSTDNVELRIQNGGQLEVSDGIFVDFGINTAIRSNSLSRSDAFLYLENGSTLITGSLISEKLNGEKKSPFFDDNGSRSHIVCDPGSKIIFRPRDDDDDIPETKTLYLPPVRNGSHSWSGGESGSGYGTLELRKGGEDCVDIKSIDEGTTSETFYIKSKLYIDECVTLTVDEPIKMLPGSTVENNGTIINPEKITENNNQVIFEMYFTGEEENIVVDNSLMTYFFDNVSITENLILKNAKRLVVRGAPIKIKSGPGKMGFVYPDGNFLDSDNDITFELGEGVTAPFEIERYYEPRADGVLRKKNWYTLGALTKNQTFETWANSVYAGIFGSSSTLMTYSESKYAKNGNGHWSFITDWSTSLPQPGLAIANYGYVEGETPSLQKGKGNGIVKADGSIFYSEIGEVYLNEKINVPLYFSDEDGSQSDDKASRNGYNCLANPYPFPLSWKRLRQEFSSSGSSNYSLFRNSLITWESSTGMYTLYASLNDVSIAINNSVLPKRDDKHNTNISIAPGQAFFIKTKVDDDAANENSFEGDGEATLELSPEMRYKAEEGGDPNVVTKNVRSASNAEYELFRINLEQDGKPLMQAVNVFSDDSSPDFDEEEDIYMPPFISRSISTSTGLDDKTPIGINVMPYPEEEKRLRLILNGVNPGTYGLRIHDTGTFFKDKEVFIYDTVTDTKTSMDDGTYTFELGKDKNELKDRFQIILDTRLYVQDIKLTADDTLHAPLASLVTVPIKASGLKNIHAFETTLSWDSDKLNLKETSSDHFHFDEIEKNGTLKILYNKNENLTLGINDTLALVSFELKAQEAVINITDTKTKALANDGKTYLEEPSADISTKILEMPKTTLDLQVIPFRTSAPEKVAFSVKDNNSETQYISTNGEVTHHSSYAGREVLVEAKKIENTDYSYISVGDLLKAREYILQEFLLPNIFSDAQLDVNEDGKVSTMDIQAMRRIILGLDEYFVEKNESAWRILPDKNITSKTFEYQGIDSEVELELKKENNKAFFWAIKKGDAYSSDQQQRKGDKTIKILYNTKEKNEGKLVTISTETLEPLKGMQFTLKWDPALYHLKHYQFNSEVQGQVNERLIEKGELPILWTSDSGTTPDNFIELEFSKKSTNTSELDFGLSSSTMENVAFDESMNELLIGLQKTNLPPSTSVHVYPNPVSDIVNFVVNLANASKASVSIINAQGQTVLNSSSEHHSKQHNISLNRIDLPNGIYLYKVKSVGQSFTGKVIFF, encoded by the coding sequence ATGCGTTTTCACAAACAGATCATTATTTTCACTCTGTCGTGCTTTGTTTCATTGGGGGCAGTTGCCCAGAACCCAGATAATGAAGGGATTCAAAACATCCAGTCAAACAACCCTTTTTACCCTATACCTTCTAATGGTTCAGGAGTAAATATTTGGTTTTGGACCTCCGGGGATGGTAACTGGAACGATTCCAATATGTGGCGAAAAGGGAGTATCAGCTCAAGTGGATATTTCACCAAAAACAGCAGTAATACCAAAGGGGCCCCTGGAGAAAATGATATTGCGATATTTTATAATTGCGGTTCATGGCCTGAAGTGAATGTGTCCACACAGGTTAAATGCAGGAGAATCGTTCTCTCTAGTGGCTCTTGGTACCCAACTTCTACAGATAACGTTGAGCTACGTATCCAAAATGGCGGACAACTGGAAGTCTCAGACGGAATTTTTGTTGACTTTGGCATAAACACAGCGATTAGAAGCAATTCACTATCTAGGAGTGATGCTTTCTTATATCTTGAAAACGGTTCGACCTTAATTACAGGTTCTTTAATTTCCGAAAAGCTTAATGGAGAGAAGAAAAGCCCGTTTTTTGACGACAATGGCTCTCGGAGTCATATAGTATGTGACCCTGGGTCCAAAATTATATTTCGTCCAAGAGACGATGATGATGATATTCCGGAAACTAAGACTCTTTACCTTCCCCCAGTCCGAAATGGCAGTCACAGTTGGTCAGGAGGCGAATCAGGAAGCGGGTACGGCACCTTAGAACTTCGCAAAGGTGGGGAAGATTGCGTAGACATCAAATCAATTGATGAGGGGACAACATCCGAAACATTCTATATAAAAAGTAAACTCTACATTGACGAATGCGTGACTCTCACGGTAGACGAACCCATCAAAATGCTTCCGGGCTCTACTGTCGAAAACAATGGAACCATTATTAATCCAGAGAAAATAACCGAAAACAACAATCAAGTTATTTTCGAGATGTACTTCACTGGCGAAGAGGAAAACATAGTTGTTGATAATTCATTAATGACTTATTTCTTTGATAATGTATCAATAACCGAAAACCTTATACTTAAAAACGCAAAAAGATTGGTAGTCAGGGGAGCCCCAATAAAAATCAAAAGTGGTCCCGGCAAAATGGGCTTTGTATATCCCGACGGAAATTTTCTTGATTCGGATAATGATATAACCTTCGAACTAGGAGAGGGGGTTACAGCCCCTTTTGAGATTGAGCGGTATTATGAACCGCGCGCAGACGGGGTTCTGAGAAAGAAGAACTGGTATACTTTGGGGGCCTTGACTAAAAACCAAACCTTTGAAACTTGGGCAAACTCAGTTTACGCTGGCATCTTCGGTTCTAGCAGTACACTCATGACTTATAGTGAGAGTAAATATGCGAAGAATGGAAACGGTCACTGGTCTTTTATAACAGATTGGTCTACCTCTCTTCCCCAACCTGGGCTAGCCATAGCCAATTATGGGTATGTTGAAGGGGAAACACCAAGCTTACAAAAGGGCAAAGGCAATGGGATAGTCAAAGCTGACGGGTCTATTTTTTATAGCGAAATAGGTGAAGTCTACCTCAACGAAAAGATAAATGTCCCCTTGTACTTTTCGGACGAGGACGGATCACAAAGCGACGATAAAGCTTCCCGTAATGGCTACAACTGTTTAGCGAACCCTTACCCGTTTCCTCTTTCATGGAAAAGGCTAAGACAAGAATTCTCGTCCAGTGGCTCCTCAAATTACTCGCTGTTCCGGAACAGTCTGATCACGTGGGAGTCATCTACCGGGATGTATACTCTTTACGCCAGCCTAAACGATGTCTCAATAGCGATAAACAATAGTGTTTTGCCTAAACGAGATGACAAACATAACACTAATATATCAATAGCCCCAGGGCAAGCGTTTTTCATCAAAACCAAGGTTGACGATGATGCGGCAAATGAAAATAGCTTTGAAGGAGACGGCGAAGCCACTCTTGAGCTAAGTCCAGAAATGCGCTACAAAGCAGAAGAAGGAGGGGATCCTAATGTTGTCACCAAAAATGTCCGAAGTGCGTCAAACGCTGAATACGAACTTTTCCGGATCAATCTGGAACAGGACGGAAAGCCTCTTATGCAGGCTGTCAATGTCTTCTCTGATGACTCATCTCCCGATTTCGACGAGGAAGAGGATATCTATATGCCTCCATTTATCTCTCGCTCAATCTCAACATCTACAGGACTTGATGACAAAACACCCATTGGCATCAATGTCATGCCATACCCCGAGGAAGAAAAGAGACTACGTTTGATTCTCAACGGAGTTAACCCGGGAACCTATGGCCTACGTATTCACGATACTGGAACTTTTTTCAAAGACAAAGAAGTTTTTATCTACGATACCGTGACCGACACCAAAACCTCTATGGATGACGGAACATATACGTTTGAGTTAGGTAAGGATAAAAACGAGCTGAAAGACAGATTCCAAATTATCCTCGATACTAGACTTTATGTACAAGACATCAAACTGACAGCCGACGACACTTTACACGCACCACTTGCAAGCCTCGTTACTGTACCGATAAAAGCTTCAGGTCTTAAAAATATTCACGCCTTCGAGACTACTCTAAGCTGGGACTCTGATAAACTCAATCTTAAAGAAACCTCTTCGGATCATTTTCATTTTGATGAAATCGAAAAGAATGGAACTCTCAAAATTCTTTATAACAAGAATGAAAACCTTACCCTAGGAATTAACGACACCTTGGCTCTCGTAAGTTTTGAGCTAAAGGCCCAAGAAGCGGTTATCAATATAACAGATACCAAAACCAAAGCCCTAGCTAACGACGGAAAAACATATTTGGAAGAACCTTCGGCTGACATTTCCACCAAAATATTGGAAATGCCTAAGACTACTCTAGATCTCCAAGTCATTCCTTTTAGAACTTCCGCTCCAGAAAAGGTCGCTTTCTCCGTAAAGGATAACAATTCTGAAACACAATATATATCAACAAACGGAGAGGTAACCCATCATTCTTCTTATGCTGGCAGAGAGGTGCTTGTGGAAGCAAAAAAAATAGAGAACACTGACTATAGCTATATATCGGTGGGAGACTTGCTAAAAGCCAGAGAATACATCTTACAGGAGTTTCTTCTTCCGAATATATTTAGCGATGCTCAACTCGATGTTAATGAGGACGGCAAAGTAAGCACTATGGATATTCAGGCTATGCGCCGAATTATTTTGGGCCTTGACGAATATTTTGTGGAAAAAAACGAAAGTGCATGGCGTATCCTTCCTGACAAAAACATTACCTCCAAGACCTTTGAATATCAGGGAATAGATTCAGAAGTAGAACTGGAGTTGAAGAAGGAAAATAATAAAGCCTTCTTCTGGGCCATCAAAAAAGGAGATGCTTACAGCTCTGATCAACAACAACGTAAGGGCGACAAAACAATAAAAATCCTTTATAACACTAAAGAAAAAAATGAGGGTAAACTAGTTACCATTTCTACAGAAACACTTGAACCACTCAAAGGAATGCAATTCACCCTTAAATGGGATCCGGCATTATACCACCTAAAGCATTATCAGTTTAATTCGGAAGTGCAGGGACAGGTAAATGAGCGATTAATCGAAAAAGGAGAGTTACCAATTCTCTGGACCAGCGATTCCGGAACTACTCCTGACAATTTTATTGAACTGGAGTTTTCTAAAAAATCAACAAATACTTCTGAGTTAGACTTCGGTTTATCGTCATCCACCATGGAAAATGTCGCATTTGATGAAAGTATGAATGAATTATTAATAGGACTACAAAAAACTAATTTACCCCCTTCGACATCAGTACATGTTTACCCCAACCCAGTATCTGATATCGTAAATTTTGTAGTAAATCTAGCAAATGCTTCAAAAGCCTCTGTTAGTATAATTAACGCACAAGGTCAGACAGTACTTAATAGCTCTTCAGAACACCACTCAAAACAACACAACATTTCCTTAAATCGAATTGACCTACCTAATGGAATCTATTTATACAAGGTCAAATCTGTCGGGCAATCCTTCACAGGTAAGGTTATATTTTTCTAA
- a CDS encoding sigma-70 family RNA polymerase sigma factor has protein sequence MSQTECVSQYQALLYRVAYNILGNRCDAEDAVQDVFANWFRIENTSVRNAKAYLLRAVRNTSLNLKRKTDALTSSDREIEETPETTIYDKAQGWAFMAEEKAEEIREAVMMMYGKLSAPERGVYVLREGFDFDYSEIAEIFEKKRDHCRQLLLRAKKRLSLPQASKASSDSDNDNGLGSFMQRFNKACQKGEMSSLIGFLQSEISAKE, from the coding sequence ATGAGCCAAACGGAATGCGTATCGCAGTATCAGGCCTTGTTGTACAGGGTCGCGTATAATATTTTGGGAAACCGTTGTGACGCCGAAGACGCCGTGCAGGACGTCTTCGCAAACTGGTTTCGCATTGAAAATACCAGCGTTAGAAACGCCAAAGCTTACTTGCTCCGGGCCGTCCGTAATACCAGCCTTAACCTAAAGCGCAAGACTGATGCGCTCACATCATCGGACAGGGAAATTGAGGAGACGCCGGAAACGACGATCTACGACAAAGCCCAAGGTTGGGCCTTTATGGCCGAAGAAAAAGCCGAGGAAATCAGGGAAGCCGTAATGATGATGTACGGCAAACTGTCCGCACCGGAAAGAGGAGTCTACGTTCTGAGGGAAGGTTTTGACTTCGACTATTCGGAAATAGCCGAAATATTCGAAAAAAAAAGGGACCATTGCCGTCAGCTTTTATTACGGGCAAAAAAACGTCTTAGCCTTCCGCAAGCGTCCAAGGCTTCGTCCGATTCTGACAATGATAACGGCCTTGGTTCTTTTATGCAGCGTTTCAACAAAGCTTGCCAAAAAGGGGAGATGTCTAGTTTGATAGGCTTTCTCCAAAGCGAGATTAGCGCAAAGGAGTAA
- a CDS encoding DUF4136 domain-containing protein encodes MFNHPKLSFLFAVLMAAALWGCYPDDDRSIAETEVTLTYYDTDFEKDNGFQKYSTFTIRDSVALIKDKDNIIDSTEFYAPGGPSEQLIDSMRQHFIRRGYIEVDRDENPDFAVNATAIATKNVVVGYYPWWNPFYPWYWDWYGGWFPGYTGWYPWYPGYAYSYRTGFLMFEVVDGESMRSYESWHDDNPVIGIQDYQNLELPESARLKFRWQANINGLISTDEEYTLKLAFRGIDEAFEQSPYLAKERK; translated from the coding sequence ATGTTCAATCACCCGAAATTATCATTCCTTTTCGCCGTGTTAATGGCGGCGGCGTTATGGGGCTGCTATCCTGATGATGACCGTTCCATCGCCGAAACGGAAGTGACACTCACGTATTACGATACGGATTTTGAGAAAGATAACGGTTTCCAAAAATACTCCACTTTCACAATCCGGGATTCCGTGGCCTTGATCAAAGACAAGGACAATATCATCGACTCCACGGAATTCTATGCGCCGGGAGGCCCATCAGAGCAACTGATTGATAGCATGCGCCAACATTTTATCAGGCGCGGTTATATAGAAGTGGACCGTGACGAGAACCCTGACTTTGCGGTCAACGCTACAGCCATCGCTACCAAAAATGTGGTGGTGGGCTATTATCCTTGGTGGAATCCCTTCTATCCTTGGTATTGGGACTGGTACGGCGGATGGTTCCCGGGTTATACGGGCTGGTATCCATGGTACCCGGGTTACGCCTATAGTTATCGGACGGGCTTCTTGATGTTTGAGGTTGTGGATGGAGAGTCGATGAGGAGTTACGAATCTTGGCACGACGATAACCCTGTGATTGGAATACAGGATTATCAGAATCTGGAGTTGCCGGAATCGGCGCGTTTGAAGTTTCGCTGGCAGGCGAACATAAACGGTTTGATTTCCACCGACGAGGAATACACGCTCAAGTTAGCCTTTAGGGGTATTGACGAAGCGTTTGAGCAGTCTCCGTATCTGGCAAAAGAACGGAAATAG
- a CDS encoding outer membrane beta-barrel protein: protein MKKILPIILLVFGLGLSESFAQTSNVIFSAEYQTGFLVGDARDLVEKYSFRGFSISGEGFVDQNLAVGGEVGWTGFYQAFDRQTYHLRPGADLTADLSNYLYIFPINATFAYYAFDGDAPIRPFAKIGAGAYYIEKENDFGYYYQEDDDWRFGLQPEVGVIASFGTGLGVVLKSKYTVIFYDKSDIDVISYFNFNVGVTFTY, encoded by the coding sequence ATGAAAAAGATACTTCCAATAATATTGCTTGTCTTTGGTTTGGGTCTTAGCGAAAGCTTTGCGCAAACGAGCAACGTGATTTTCAGCGCTGAGTACCAGACAGGGTTCTTGGTGGGAGACGCAAGGGATTTGGTCGAGAAATACAGCTTCCGCGGTTTCAGCATTAGCGGTGAGGGTTTTGTGGATCAAAACCTAGCTGTAGGCGGTGAAGTGGGATGGACAGGATTCTATCAAGCTTTCGATAGGCAAACTTACCATTTGCGCCCGGGCGCGGACTTGACAGCTGATCTTTCCAATTATCTATACATTTTCCCTATAAACGCCACATTCGCATATTATGCGTTTGATGGAGATGCGCCTATCAGGCCGTTCGCAAAAATAGGAGCTGGAGCTTATTATATAGAGAAGGAAAACGACTTTGGGTATTATTACCAAGAGGATGATGACTGGCGTTTTGGACTTCAACCTGAGGTTGGTGTAATAGCTAGCTTTGGTACGGGCCTTGGCGTAGTCTTGAAGTCAAAATATACGGTTATATTCTATGACAAGTCAGATATTGATGTGATCTCCTATTTCAACTTTAATGTTGGAGTCACCTTTACCTATTGA
- the ilvC gene encoding ketol-acid reductoisomerase has translation MANYFNTLPLREQLNQLGTCEFMDRSEFAAGVTALEGKKIVIVGCGAQGLNQGLNMRDSGLDISYALRQVAIDEKRQSWKQATENGFAVGTYEELIPSADLVINLTPDKQHSAVVSAVMPLMKQGASLSYSHGFNIVEEGMQIREDLTVIMVAPKCPGTEVREEYKRGFGVPTLIAVHPENDPEGKGWDYAKAYAAATGGHRAGVLKSSFVAEVKSDLMGEQTILCGLLQTGSILSFDKMLEKGVDAGYASKLIQYGWEVITEALKHGGITGMMDRLSNPAKIKAFEVAEELKGIMRPLFQKHQDDIMSGHFSKTMMEDWANDDKNLLTWRAATGETAFEKTPAGDVEIAEQEYFDNALLMVAFVKSGVELAFETMTEAGIKAESAYYESLHETPLIANTIARKKLFEMNRVISDTAEYGCYLFDHACKPLLAEFMETVDTDIIGTDYNAGRDNGVDNQELNAVNFELRNHPIEAVGYELRKAMTDMKSISTEEAVTA, from the coding sequence ATGGCTAATTATTTCAACACCCTTCCGCTCAGAGAGCAACTCAACCAGCTCGGTACTTGCGAATTCATGGACCGTTCAGAATTCGCCGCCGGCGTAACTGCCCTCGAAGGCAAGAAAATAGTGATCGTAGGCTGTGGCGCACAAGGTCTGAACCAAGGCCTTAACATGCGCGACTCCGGACTCGACATCTCTTATGCCTTGCGTCAGGTTGCCATTGACGAAAAAAGACAGTCTTGGAAACAGGCCACCGAAAACGGCTTTGCCGTAGGCACTTACGAAGAGCTTATCCCTTCGGCCGATTTGGTGATCAACCTTACTCCGGACAAACAACATAGCGCCGTGGTTTCGGCCGTAATGCCGTTGATGAAGCAAGGCGCCTCGCTTTCTTACTCGCACGGTTTCAACATCGTAGAGGAAGGAATGCAGATCCGCGAAGACCTCACCGTAATTATGGTGGCACCGAAATGTCCGGGCACCGAGGTACGCGAAGAGTACAAGCGCGGATTCGGCGTGCCGACGCTTATCGCCGTTCACCCTGAAAATGACCCTGAAGGAAAAGGCTGGGACTACGCCAAAGCCTACGCGGCCGCAACGGGCGGACACCGTGCCGGCGTTTTGAAATCGTCTTTCGTTGCCGAAGTAAAATCGGACTTGATGGGCGAGCAGACTATCCTTTGCGGACTGTTGCAGACCGGCTCTATCCTGAGCTTCGACAAAATGCTGGAAAAAGGCGTTGACGCCGGATACGCTTCCAAATTGATCCAGTACGGATGGGAAGTGATCACCGAAGCTTTGAAGCACGGCGGTATCACCGGTATGATGGACCGTCTCTCGAACCCCGCCAAAATCAAGGCTTTCGAAGTTGCCGAAGAGTTGAAGGGAATCATGCGTCCGTTGTTCCAAAAACATCAGGACGACATCATGAGCGGACACTTCTCCAAAACCATGATGGAAGACTGGGCCAATGACGACAAGAACCTCCTTACGTGGAGAGCGGCCACCGGCGAGACGGCTTTCGAGAAAACGCCGGCGGGAGACGTAGAGATCGCCGAGCAGGAGTACTTCGACAACGCGTTGTTGATGGTAGCCTTCGTGAAGTCAGGTGTTGAGCTCGCTTTCGAGACTATGACAGAAGCGGGTATCAAAGCGGAATCGGCCTACTACGAATCATTGCACGAGACTCCGTTGATCGCCAACACGATCGCCCGTAAGAAACTCTTCGAGATGAACCGCGTAATCTCCGATACCGCCGAGTACGGATGCTACCTCTTCGACCACGCCTGCAAGCCGTTGTTGGCCGAGTTTATGGAAACGGTAGACACCGACATCATCGGAACGGACTACAACGCTGGACGCGACAACGGAGTGGACAACCAAGAGCTTAACGCCGTAAACTTCGAGCTCCGCAACCACCCGATCGAAGCCGTGGGTTACGAACTCCGCAAAGCGATGACCGACATGAAGTCGATCAGCACCGAAGAAGCCGTTACGGCCTAA